In one window of Mastigocladopsis repens PCC 10914 DNA:
- a CDS encoding Tn3 family transposase: MATRELLSPVQRLQFTEIPDSITTRDIARYYTLSNDELKIIKERRRPHNRLGFAVQLCYLRFPGRVWILGEIVPISVLFYIASQLKLDPIIITEYSQRDTTRREHLAEIQNNFGFRTFNTSTYKQLSKWLLPFAISSDKGMALVGALIDEMRLRQIIIPAISTVERLAWEVRHRAQKLVCLELTKSLTTLQKTALDKLLVLEPDKKLTNLIWLRQPPGQANPRNFLKLVERLEFIRHLHLDSGCLKRIHQNRLLQFTRTGAKSTPAHLSRLDELRRYAILVAFLIEWSASLVDYAIRMHDKMMGKLFNKSEHQHGDRFQRDGKAINEKVRLYAQVGKALIAARDESNDAYQAIESVLDWEKFISSVAEAEKLARPVDFDYLELIDNRYSQMRRYTPKLLEAFEFKATSASLPVLKALEVIKELNISGRRNVPESTDTSFVKPRWSKHVFKGDTIDRHYYEMCALTELRNGLRSGDIWVAGSKQFQDFEDYLLADNVWQSMRSSHTIPVAVTTDFTTYIQQRSLELSEQLSVVSSMITENKLVDVRLENEQLIITPLTNTVPKEVDGFSKKVHSLLPRIKLTDLLVEVDSWTQFTKHFTHLHSGEQVSDKVVLLSALLADGINLGLTRMADATQGMSFERLAWVADWYIRDETYSKALAEVVNFHAQIPFAAYWGDGTTSSSDGQRFKAGGHRSFNEEINAKYGKDRSVIFYTHISDQYAPFHVKVINATIRDATYVLDGLLYHESDLQIQEHYTDTSGYTEHVFAMCHLLGFRFAPRMRDLPDNKLYTFEPSSPDSVLAPLLGDKINVKVIQESWDEILRLASSIRTGTVTASLMLRKLARHTSAESFSFSFAGVGEN, translated from the coding sequence TTGGCAACGCGCGAACTTTTATCTCCAGTACAGCGACTACAATTTACTGAAATTCCCGATTCTATCACCACAAGAGATATAGCTCGCTACTATACCTTGAGTAATGACGAACTCAAAATTATTAAAGAGCGTCGTAGACCGCACAATCGTCTGGGTTTTGCTGTGCAGTTGTGTTACCTACGCTTTCCCGGTCGTGTTTGGATTCTAGGAGAAATAGTACCGATATCTGTACTGTTTTATATTGCATCTCAATTAAAACTTGACCCGATAATTATTACAGAATATTCCCAAAGGGATACAACTCGACGCGAACATTTGGCTGAAATTCAGAATAATTTTGGATTTCGGACTTTTAATACATCTACATACAAGCAACTCTCAAAATGGTTATTACCATTTGCCATATCCTCAGATAAAGGGATGGCACTTGTGGGAGCATTAATTGATGAGATGCGCTTGCGCCAAATTATTATTCCAGCTATTTCTACAGTAGAACGTCTAGCCTGGGAAGTCAGACATCGCGCTCAAAAATTAGTATGTCTTGAGTTAACTAAAAGTTTAACAACATTACAAAAGACAGCACTGGATAAGTTATTAGTTCTAGAGCCTGATAAAAAGCTGACTAATTTAATTTGGCTGCGTCAACCGCCAGGTCAAGCTAATCCGAGAAACTTTTTAAAATTGGTGGAACGACTGGAGTTTATTCGTCATCTCCATCTCGATTCTGGATGCTTGAAACGAATACACCAAAATCGTCTGCTGCAATTTACCAGAACTGGTGCCAAGTCTACACCTGCTCACCTATCTAGGTTAGATGAACTCAGACGCTATGCCATTTTAGTTGCTTTTCTCATTGAATGGAGTGCTTCCTTGGTCGATTATGCCATACGGATGCACGATAAAATGATGGGTAAATTATTTAATAAAAGTGAGCATCAGCATGGCGATAGGTTTCAACGTGATGGCAAAGCAATTAATGAGAAAGTTCGATTGTATGCTCAAGTGGGTAAGGCATTAATTGCAGCTAGAGATGAATCAAATGATGCCTATCAAGCAATTGAATCTGTATTGGATTGGGAAAAATTTATTAGTAGTGTTGCCGAAGCTGAAAAGCTAGCAAGACCCGTGGATTTTGATTATCTTGAATTGATTGATAACCGTTATTCACAGATGCGGCGGTATACACCTAAGTTGTTAGAGGCGTTTGAATTTAAAGCTACATCTGCAAGTTTACCAGTTCTGAAAGCTTTGGAGGTCATTAAAGAGTTAAATATATCTGGTCGCAGAAATGTGCCGGAATCTACAGATACTAGTTTCGTTAAACCGCGTTGGTCAAAACACGTATTTAAGGGCGATACTATTGACCGTCACTACTATGAGATGTGTGCTTTAACTGAGTTACGCAATGGTTTGCGTTCTGGTGATATTTGGGTAGCAGGGTCGAAGCAGTTCCAAGATTTTGAGGATTATCTGTTAGCAGATAACGTATGGCAGTCAATGCGTTCTTCTCATACGATACCTGTGGCAGTCACGACGGATTTTACTACCTATATTCAGCAACGCTCACTCGAATTATCTGAACAATTATCGGTTGTTTCTTCAATGATTACAGAGAATAAACTGGTAGATGTCAGGTTAGAAAATGAGCAGTTAATTATCACTCCTCTTACCAATACTGTCCCAAAGGAGGTTGATGGATTTAGTAAAAAAGTTCATAGTTTACTGCCAAGAATTAAGTTGACTGATTTGTTAGTAGAAGTCGATTCCTGGACACAATTTACTAAACATTTTACGCATTTACATTCAGGAGAACAAGTATCCGATAAAGTGGTTTTGTTAAGTGCCTTGCTTGCTGATGGTATTAATTTAGGTTTAACGCGGATGGCTGACGCAACTCAAGGAATGTCCTTTGAGCGTTTAGCATGGGTGGCGGATTGGTATATTCGGGATGAAACTTATTCCAAGGCTTTAGCCGAGGTAGTGAATTTTCACGCACAGATACCGTTTGCTGCTTATTGGGGTGATGGGACAACATCTTCTTCTGATGGTCAAAGGTTTAAAGCAGGCGGACATCGCAGTTTTAATGAAGAGATCAATGCCAAGTATGGTAAAGATAGAAGCGTGATTTTTTACACGCATATTTCTGACCAGTATGCCCCATTTCACGTTAAGGTAATTAACGCCACGATTAGGGATGCAACTTACGTTTTGGATGGTTTGTTGTATCACGAAAGTGATTTACAGATTCAGGAGCATTATACGGATACAAGCGGCTATACTGAGCATGTGTTTGCGATGTGCCATCTGTTGGGATTTAGATTTGCACCCCGAATGCGAGATTTACCTGATAATAAGTTGTATACTTTTGAACCTAGTTCTCCTGATTCGGTTTTAGCACCCCTGCTCGGTGACAAGATTAATGTGAAAGTGATTCAGGAATCTTGGGATGAGATTCTACGCCTTGCTAGTTCAATTCGGACGGGGACGGTGACAGCTTCTTTGATGTTGAGGAAATTGGCGCGTCATACCTCGGCAGAATCGTTTAGCTTTAGCTTTGCGGGAGTTGGGGAAAATTGA
- a CDS encoding double zinc ribbon domain-containing protein has product MLVTEHSTRPLGEEGLANYVQRLRGQLSLTQKELSLKAGIHIQTIRKIEGGQTSRLNQKAKGGLASALGIPPEYLDAAAKKVSPETITSLKFCPKCWTPGTTPDQMWTDLRSKYCFACGTALRNRCVSCNEPIMSLKFKFCPYCGTNYKQNQTSP; this is encoded by the coding sequence ATGCTTGTAACAGAACATTCGACGCGGCCCTTGGGGGAAGAAGGACTGGCTAATTACGTCCAGAGATTGCGAGGTCAGCTTTCTTTAACCCAAAAAGAGTTGAGTTTAAAAGCGGGGATACACATCCAAACCATCCGCAAAATTGAAGGTGGGCAAACTTCAAGGCTCAATCAAAAGGCTAAAGGTGGTCTGGCTTCGGCGTTGGGAATACCACCGGAATACTTGGATGCAGCAGCTAAGAAAGTCTCTCCAGAAACAATAACTTCGCTCAAGTTTTGCCCCAAATGTTGGACTCCAGGAACTACCCCTGACCAAATGTGGACTGACTTACGGTCGAAGTATTGCTTTGCTTGCGGTACAGCCTTACGGAATCGTTGTGTTAGTTGCAATGAACCAATTATGTCGCTGAAATTCAAATTTTGTCCTTACTGCGGTACAAATTACAAACAAAATCAAACCAGTCCTTAA
- a CDS encoding tyrosine-type recombinase/integrase has product MISLAALATKFLERPGLAQSTLRSYESTILPLLKEYGRWSIEIIDRQVLVEYLNHLTDVSYTTHHRHQAVIKALFNFAVDMGYLKSNPVAGLARRKPIREQGEHATDELVRYLTPTQLSVLYQIIKPDVRMSALVRLLHTSGARIAEVLALNLDDIDLKARKFQVVGKGNKQRWCFYSEVASHSLNHYIKYYRHPNHPALFTAQQPKTLVVSRLSYRMAHKSWTNLIAATPELQEVRLHDLRHTFATERVGLMGIEELRALMGHESIQTTLRYQKVTSQRAEEVAQLALKNLPNFSDNFSI; this is encoded by the coding sequence ATGATATCTTTAGCTGCTTTAGCCACTAAATTTTTAGAACGTCCGGGGCTAGCTCAAAGTACTCTGCGTTCTTATGAGTCTACGATTCTCCCCTTGCTCAAGGAGTACGGTCGATGGTCAATAGAAATCATTGACAGACAAGTTTTGGTGGAATATCTTAATCATTTAACTGATGTTTCCTATACTACACACCACCGTCATCAAGCTGTAATCAAGGCTTTGTTCAACTTTGCTGTTGATATGGGATATCTCAAATCTAATCCGGTTGCGGGACTCGCAAGACGCAAACCCATTCGAGAGCAAGGAGAACACGCTACGGATGAACTGGTGCGTTATCTTACCCCTACTCAGTTAAGTGTCCTATATCAAATTATCAAACCAGATGTGCGAATGTCTGCGTTGGTGCGTTTGTTGCATACCAGTGGTGCTAGGATTGCTGAGGTTTTGGCTCTAAATTTAGATGATATAGACCTCAAAGCCCGGAAATTTCAGGTTGTTGGGAAAGGCAACAAGCAACGGTGGTGTTTTTACAGTGAAGTTGCTTCTCACAGTCTAAATCACTACATTAAATATTATAGACACCCCAATCATCCGGCACTGTTTACTGCTCAACAACCAAAAACTTTGGTTGTCTCCCGTCTTTCGTACCGGATGGCGCATAAATCTTGGACTAATCTCATTGCAGCAACTCCAGAACTCCAAGAAGTTCGTCTTCACGACCTACGGCATACTTTTGCTACAGAGCGAGTGGGGCTAATGGGGATTGAAGAACTCAGGGCGCTCATGGGACATGAAAGCATTCAGACCACATTACGGTATCAGAAAGTAACGTCTCAACGTGCCGAAGAAGTAGCACAGTTGGCGTTAAAAAACTTACCAAATTTTTCGGACAATTTCAGTATATAG
- a CDS encoding DUF1156 domain-containing protein yields the protein MPNPTSKRPALFIERMMPVQLLNEQVYYEHGGNPFKGLHRWYSRKPLSFSRASVLASLLPADVTMQEFEYLLGLEPGKEVKLYKTPPSSVRIKKVQDYCEKVWGTRTPTVLDAFAGGGSIPFEAARYGLNVLASDLNPVAVVTMKAAMEYPLKFGPDLQQDIDKWVKWVGDEAEKRLAEFFPSNPGETVLYYLWAHTVVCPNCKSVVPLCPTWWIYNRPEKQNWHRWCAIKPISDPEGKQIKLEMIRGNKGKVRTILTPRASPCQNGKIVR from the coding sequence ATGCCCAATCCCACCTCCAAACGCCCCGCCCTCTTCATCGAAAGAATGATGCCCGTGCAACTGCTTAACGAGCAGGTATACTACGAACACGGCGGAAACCCATTCAAAGGATTACATCGCTGGTACTCGCGTAAACCATTGTCATTTAGTCGCGCCAGTGTATTGGCTTCATTATTACCAGCAGATGTGACGATGCAAGAATTTGAATATTTGCTGGGGTTGGAACCGGGGAAGGAGGTAAAACTCTACAAAACGCCTCCTAGTTCGGTGCGAATTAAGAAAGTGCAAGATTATTGTGAGAAGGTTTGGGGAACTCGCACACCCACAGTTTTGGATGCGTTTGCAGGCGGTGGAAGTATTCCTTTTGAAGCGGCGAGATATGGGTTAAATGTGCTGGCTTCTGATTTGAATCCTGTGGCGGTGGTGACGATGAAGGCGGCGATGGAATATCCGCTGAAATTTGGTCCCGATTTGCAGCAGGATATTGATAAATGGGTGAAGTGGGTTGGGGATGAAGCGGAGAAAAGATTGGCTGAGTTTTTCCCATCTAACCCTGGAGAAACTGTGTTGTATTACCTCTGGGCGCATACGGTTGTTTGTCCAAACTGTAAGTCAGTAGTGCCATTATGTCCAACTTGGTGGATTTACAATCGCCCTGAAAAACAAAATTGGCATAGATGGTGTGCTATCAAGCCAATTTCTGATCCAGAAGGGAAACAAATCAAACTTGAGATGATTAGAGGTAATAAAGGAAAAGTCAGAACTATTTTGACGCCAAGGGCGTCACCGTGCCAAAACGGGAAAATTGTACGCTAA
- a CDS encoding ImmA/IrrE family metallo-endopeptidase, producing the protein MNYAELGRRIRLAREEASLSQDAVAQHLELPRSAVSLIESGKRKVDSLELERFSRLVGKSILFFFDEGSGTVEASNFEEDDPTQILFSANQAVDISKDRDQIERFRQFYRNFSELARSLNRIPDPYSTEPQYNIFKPTPAAARWMAAKERARLGLPDSSPIRDMWDILESQGVRVMAWHLKTPKLGGCFMFSPSLGSFVLVKGNIAKNSANKLNFVLAHEYCHHLIHRQNKGITCDPSGNYRQPEEYFAQWFAANFLMPEEALVPRLITYLEKSDGVITPEIVMHLALDFGVSYEAMLNRMASKGVELIDKSTREEFSQEIVANLLATIGRLTPRFEDLKQFPDEYVEMVFDAYRKGLISLGKLAELLECSLEEAKSQLMARDIPIDLGVDSDSELLSDIENA; encoded by the coding sequence ATGAATTACGCAGAACTAGGTCGCCGAATTCGCCTTGCTAGGGAAGAGGCTTCACTGTCTCAAGATGCTGTGGCACAGCATCTTGAACTGCCGCGTTCTGCTGTGTCTTTAATTGAGAGTGGCAAACGTAAGGTAGACAGTCTGGAACTCGAACGGTTCTCCCGTTTGGTGGGCAAGAGTATTCTGTTTTTCTTTGATGAAGGGTCTGGAACAGTAGAAGCTAGTAATTTTGAGGAGGACGACCCAACCCAAATCCTTTTCAGCGCCAATCAAGCCGTAGATATATCAAAAGACCGCGACCAAATTGAGCGTTTCCGTCAGTTTTATCGCAATTTTAGTGAGTTAGCACGTTCGCTTAACCGTATTCCTGATCCCTACTCAACCGAGCCACAGTACAACATTTTCAAGCCTACCCCAGCTGCTGCTAGGTGGATGGCGGCAAAAGAACGTGCCCGACTGGGACTTCCTGATTCAAGTCCTATTAGAGATATGTGGGATATTTTGGAGAGTCAGGGAGTTAGGGTGATGGCATGGCATCTTAAGACTCCTAAATTAGGAGGATGTTTTATGTTTTCACCCTCCCTTGGTTCTTTCGTTCTAGTGAAAGGTAACATCGCGAAAAATTCAGCGAATAAGCTCAATTTCGTATTGGCGCATGAATATTGCCATCACTTGATTCATCGCCAAAATAAAGGGATCACCTGCGATCCAAGTGGCAATTACCGCCAACCAGAAGAATACTTTGCTCAATGGTTTGCGGCTAATTTTTTGATGCCGGAAGAAGCCCTTGTCCCACGATTGATAACTTACTTGGAGAAGTCTGATGGCGTAATAACTCCTGAAATTGTCATGCACTTAGCGCTAGATTTTGGTGTGAGTTATGAAGCTATGCTCAACCGCATGGCTAGCAAAGGAGTGGAATTAATTGATAAAAGCACTCGCGAGGAATTTTCTCAAGAGATAGTAGCTAATTTATTAGCTACTATCGGTCGTTTAACACCTCGCTTTGAAGACTTAAAGCAATTCCCTGATGAGTATGTGGAAATGGTGTTTGATGCATACCGTAAAGGTCTAATCAGCTTAGGCAAGTTAGCTGAATTGTTAGAATGTTCGTTAGAGGAAGCAAAATCTCAATTAATGGCTAGAGATATTCCCATTGATTTGGGAGTTGATTCGGATTCAGAATTGTTAAGCGACATTGAGAATGCTTAA
- a CDS encoding multiubiquitin domain-containing protein, which produces MQIESKQDAELLAKKPKTITVNINERLVTFLEHKATGLEIKQTAIKQSVAIQEDFVLFEVKGNSSLKQIGDCETVTLHEGQQFRATAPDDNS; this is translated from the coding sequence ATGCAGATTGAATCCAAGCAAGACGCAGAATTATTGGCGAAAAAACCAAAAACAATTACTGTCAACATCAACGAACGCCTTGTAACTTTCTTAGAGCATAAGGCTACAGGCTTGGAAATTAAGCAGACTGCCATTAAGCAGAGCGTAGCAATTCAGGAAGATTTCGTGCTGTTTGAGGTCAAAGGCAATTCTTCCCTCAAACAAATTGGGGATTGCGAAACCGTTACCCTGCATGAGGGGCAACAATTCCGTGCCACTGCACCCGATGACAACTCGTAG
- a CDS encoding E2/UBC family protein → MTPEVEQAIAEIKQAFPEHALDVEAEAQGGAYVIVNDLLIGEQYVPSTTWVGFVISFQYPYTDVYPHYLDAGLRRIDGSVQGAGFQYPVNWRDRQVIQVSRRSNRWNPAIDTAATKLNKVLSWLRSQ, encoded by the coding sequence ATGACTCCAGAAGTTGAACAGGCGATCGCAGAAATTAAGCAAGCCTTTCCCGAGCATGCTCTTGATGTAGAAGCCGAGGCGCAAGGGGGAGCATACGTCATCGTCAATGATTTGCTGATTGGCGAACAGTATGTTCCCTCTACGACTTGGGTAGGGTTTGTAATTTCTTTTCAGTATCCCTATACAGATGTCTATCCGCACTATCTTGACGCGGGGTTACGCCGGATTGATGGTTCAGTACAAGGCGCTGGATTCCAATATCCTGTCAATTGGCGTGACCGACAAGTCATTCAGGTGTCGCGGCGCTCAAACCGATGGAATCCTGCCATTGACACAGCCGCAACCAAGTTAAATAAGGTTCTTTCATGGTTGAGGAGCCAATGA
- a CDS encoding ThiF family adenylyltransferase has translation MNKPISLKIDEPLFQKLHQHLFPGDGDEHGAVITAGIVETSRGIRLLAREVFLAQDGFDYVPGTRGYRALTAKFVAEKSGYCAEQNLCYLAVHCHGGRDEVCFSADDIASHERGYPALLDITRGGSVGALVFAKNAVAGDIWTPSGRFQLDHMTIVGSHIRRLYPSPQPRPRAADPMYDRHVRMFGDVGQEIFSNLKVGIIGLGGGGSLINEWLSRLGVGHIVAIDFDRVELTNRPRIVGTTPWDAMTWLTKSRVPWLKKLGKRLSPYKVHVARRVAKQANPSIRYDAIVGNIVDESTAKLLVDIDFLFLAADSMQSRLVFNALVHQYLIPGIQIGAKVPVDKQTKQVGDIFTATRPVLPFPYGGCLHCHELIPAGRLQQEALSEEERRNQRYVEDEDIAEPSVIALNVKSAEQAVNDFMIMFTGLYKPEVKLCHQLRFARERSIINIEPRANDDCLDCSNNSRSRRAKGNRHRLPCRIPFSRS, from the coding sequence ATGAACAAACCAATCTCGCTTAAAATTGATGAGCCACTTTTTCAAAAGCTTCATCAGCATCTTTTCCCCGGTGATGGGGATGAACATGGAGCTGTAATAACAGCAGGCATTGTAGAAACATCTCGCGGCATTCGGCTACTTGCGCGTGAAGTTTTTCTAGCGCAAGACGGGTTTGACTATGTACCAGGTACTCGCGGCTACCGTGCTTTAACTGCAAAATTTGTGGCTGAAAAATCAGGCTACTGTGCGGAACAAAATCTCTGTTACCTCGCTGTACATTGTCATGGTGGGAGGGACGAAGTTTGTTTCTCCGCTGATGACATAGCATCTCACGAACGCGGTTATCCGGCGCTGCTCGATATTACTCGTGGCGGTTCAGTAGGGGCGCTGGTGTTTGCCAAAAACGCCGTAGCAGGGGATATCTGGACTCCCTCTGGTCGCTTTCAACTCGACCACATGACTATCGTTGGTTCGCATATCCGCCGACTTTATCCCTCTCCCCAACCCCGACCGCGAGCTGCTGACCCCATGTACGACCGCCATGTTCGGATGTTCGGCGATGTGGGGCAAGAAATTTTCTCCAACTTGAAGGTGGGAATCATCGGACTTGGTGGGGGAGGTTCGCTGATCAATGAATGGTTATCCCGCTTGGGAGTCGGACATATCGTCGCCATCGACTTTGACCGAGTTGAATTAACCAACCGCCCCCGCATTGTCGGTACAACGCCTTGGGATGCAATGACTTGGTTAACCAAGTCACGCGTTCCCTGGTTAAAAAAACTTGGCAAGCGGTTGTCTCCTTATAAAGTCCACGTTGCCCGTCGAGTTGCCAAGCAAGCAAATCCCTCCATCCGCTACGACGCAATTGTGGGGAACATCGTCGATGAGTCAACCGCAAAATTGCTGGTAGACATCGATTTCTTGTTCTTGGCAGCGGACTCCATGCAAAGCCGTCTAGTCTTCAACGCGCTGGTGCATCAGTACCTAATTCCAGGGATTCAGATTGGTGCCAAGGTTCCTGTGGATAAACAGACAAAGCAAGTTGGCGATATTTTCACTGCTACCCGACCCGTACTTCCTTTTCCTTATGGTGGTTGTCTGCACTGTCATGAATTGATTCCGGCTGGGCGGTTGCAACAGGAAGCATTGAGCGAAGAGGAGCGCCGAAATCAGCGGTATGTTGAGGATGAAGATATCGCTGAACCCAGCGTCATTGCCCTTAACGTTAAGTCTGCCGAACAAGCCGTGAATGATTTTATGATAATGTTCACAGGGTTGTATAAACCAGAAGTCAAGTTGTGCCATCAGTTAAGGTTTGCGCGAGAACGCAGCATCATCAATATTGAGCCGCGTGCAAATGATGATTGCTTAGACTGTAGCAATAATTCTCGCAGTCGTCGCGCTAAGGGCAATCGCCATCGTCTGCCTTGTCGAATTCCATTTTCCAGAAGTTAA
- a CDS encoding DUF7680 family protein, protein MQEFQLRVVPIDNNNFALELYQCAYKKAGEKKRPSAKRIGRLKGSALVQAKQAIYDCLKANNYDPKTLTHNRQTPYVLNEESGTNLALLFQTLQPLSKPERIANITKGITAMSNEESHYWFAKISNGKRSVALKAMRILLEDS, encoded by the coding sequence ATGCAAGAGTTTCAATTGCGAGTGGTTCCCATAGACAACAATAACTTTGCCCTGGAGTTGTATCAGTGTGCTTATAAAAAAGCTGGAGAAAAAAAGCGTCCCTCTGCCAAGCGTATTGGGCGCTTGAAGGGTAGTGCATTGGTGCAAGCAAAACAAGCAATTTATGATTGTTTAAAGGCGAATAATTACGACCCTAAAACCTTAACTCATAATCGTCAAACGCCTTATGTTTTGAATGAGGAATCAGGAACAAATTTGGCGTTGTTATTTCAGACTTTGCAACCGCTTTCTAAACCAGAACGAATTGCTAATATTACCAAAGGGATTACTGCAATGAGTAATGAAGAGTCACACTACTGGTTTGCCAAGATAAGTAATGGTAAAAGGAGTGTAGCATTGAAGGCGATGCGGATACTTTTAGAAGATAGTTAA
- a CDS encoding IS630 family transposase (programmed frameshift) — protein MAKAYSDDFRQKVMQAIELDGLKKSEASQVFNISRNTINLWLQRKAQTGDVKPKPRKASQQSGKISDWEKFRTFVKEHGDKTQSEMAQLWDGEISQRTISRALRKIGHTRKKTYGYSQRDEAKRAALLAQLDNPKASHLVYVDESGMDERDNYGYGYSLVGERFYDLKSGRRQGRINMIAGYREGQLIAPFTVEGACNRTVFETWLETCLIPVLRPGEWVIVDNATFHHGGRIAQLIQAAGCQLVYLPPYSPDLNRIEKCWAWLKSRVRKLLPKSDNLRDAIETVLKQAAS, from the exons ATGGCTAAAGCTTATAGTGATGATTTCCGGCAAAAAGTTATGCAAGCGATTGAGTTGGACGGTCTCAAGAAGTCTGAAGCCAGCCAAGTGTTCAATATCAGTCGTAATACGATTAACTTGTGGTTGCAGCGCAAAGCCCAAACGGGTGATGTCAAACCCAAACCGAGGAAAGCATCGCAGCAGAGCGGCAAAATCAGCGATTGGGAGAAGTTTCGCACTTTTGTCAAAGAGCATGGGGATAAAACCCAGAGCGAAATGGCACAGCTATGGGATGGGGAAATTAGCCAACGCACGATTTCAAGGGCATTACGAAAGATAGGACATACACGT AAAAAAACATACGGGTATAGTCAACGAGATGAAGCTAAACGGGCAGCGTTGTTAGCGCAACTGGATAACCCGAAAGCGTCTCATCTGGTATATGTTGATGAGTCTGGTATGGATGAACGCGACAACTACGGCTACGGATACTCCCTTGTTGGGGAACGCTTCTACGACCTCAAATCGGGTCGACGGCAAGGTCGCATTAATATGATTGCTGGGTATCGAGAGGGGCAATTGATTGCGCCATTTACTGTCGAGGGGGCGTGTAACCGAACCGTGTTTGAGACCTGGCTAGAAACGTGTTTGATTCCGGTGTTGCGTCCGGGTGAGTGGGTGATTGTAGATAATGCAACGTTTCATCATGGTGGTCGGATTGCCCAATTAATTCAAGCTGCAGGGTGTCAGCTAGTCTATCTGCCGCCCTATTCGCCAGATCTTAATCGGATTGAAAAGTGTTGGGCATGGTTAAAAAGTAGGGTTCGCAAGCTGTTACCCAAATCGGATAATTTACGTGATGCAATAGAAACCGTTCTCAAGCAAGCAGCGTCCTAA
- a CDS encoding helix-turn-helix domain-containing protein, whose amino-acid sequence MAGITKVEIKESADQLHELLRKQKTALGKERIQALYLLKIGQVKTIQGLAVMLGRGTATVQRWLKAYTESGITNLVSRKKGSGRPPIINTQIREQLLKELEDQQGFKSYEEIRTWLKAVEGVEASYKVVHDTVRYQMKAKLKVPRAVGVKHQPEAESEFKKNSHNI is encoded by the coding sequence ATGGCTGGAATCACCAAAGTAGAAATAAAAGAGTCAGCAGACCAATTGCATGAACTGCTGAGAAAACAAAAAACAGCATTAGGTAAAGAACGAATTCAAGCGTTGTATTTACTGAAGATAGGGCAGGTAAAAACAATACAGGGTTTGGCTGTGATGTTGGGAAGAGGCACAGCGACAGTACAAAGATGGTTAAAAGCTTATACAGAGTCGGGAATCACCAATCTGGTATCAAGAAAAAAGGGTTCAGGGCGACCGCCAATCATCAACACACAGATTCGAGAGCAATTATTGAAAGAACTGGAAGATCAACAGGGATTCAAAAGTTATGAAGAAATAAGAACATGGTTAAAAGCGGTAGAGGGGGTAGAAGCTTCATATAAAGTAGTACATGATACAGTGCGTTATCAAATGAAGGCGAAACTAAAAGTGCCGCGTGCAGTAGGGGTCAAACACCAGCCCGAAGCAGAATCAGAGTTTAAAAAAAACTCCCACAATATTTAG
- a CDS encoding IS630 family transposase, with protein MRYWCEDESRVGLKTEVGRLITAKGTKPIGIMQWKRENFYLYGLVEPLTGEYFIWEFSHLNAACFNIFLEKFSASYAQDIHIIQLDNGAFHFSQYLQIPENIILLFQPPHTPQVNPIERLWEEVKRHLACVSFGTLDELRQFIWKRLEKLNTSIVASITGWDFILDALFASDFS; from the coding sequence ATTAGGTATTGGTGTGAGGATGAAAGTCGCGTAGGACTGAAAACTGAAGTAGGGAGATTAATTACCGCAAAAGGTACCAAGCCGATTGGCATCATGCAATGGAAACGAGAGAATTTTTATTTATATGGATTAGTAGAACCATTAACTGGTGAGTATTTTATTTGGGAATTCTCTCATTTAAATGCAGCTTGTTTTAATATTTTTTTAGAAAAGTTTTCCGCCAGTTATGCTCAAGATATACATATTATTCAATTAGATAATGGCGCTTTTCATTTTAGCCAGTATCTTCAGATACCAGAGAATATAATTTTGTTATTTCAACCTCCACATACACCGCAAGTTAATCCAATTGAGAGATTATGGGAGGAAGTTAAACGACATCTGGCGTGTGTTAGCTTTGGGACGTTAGATGAATTAAGGCAATTTATCTGGAAGCGTTTGGAGAAATTAAACACATCTATCGTTGCTTCTATTACTGGTTGGGATTTTATTCTTGATGCTCTATTTGCATCAGATTTTTCGTGA